In bacterium, the sequence TGCAGGTGTATAAGTCTGAATATGGCCATTTTCCGACTGCTTTGGCCGGCACCCATCCGTATGCTATTGCCAGCTTTACTATCAAAACAAACGATCTTGCAGGGAAGTATTATCTGGATGATGACTATACCGTGGAATCGGCTGCCGCTACCTATACAGCAACGGCAACGGGGTCAACGGGTGAGGTCAACGCGCTGACGATAACGCTTAATCAGGACGGAGTCTGGGGCGGGACGCTGCTCCAGTAATAGGCTGGGGTGAGGGTGTGAAAAGGGAGAATTACTGTGATCAGTTGGTCAATATCCGATATTGCTGGGATTCATCTGGGGGATAGCCATATCACGGCCGCCCGGTTGGTCAAAAAAGGGAAAAACCTTCCCGTTATCACTCATGTTGGTTGGGCACCCTACGACGCCTCCGCCTCGGAGAAGGATATTGCCGGGGTACTCAAGTCTTTTTGGCGTTCAATCCGGATGCCCACCAAAATGGTGTGTTCCTCGCTCCGGAGTTCATCGATGGTGATGCGCTATTTCAAGATGCCGGAGATGTCATTGCCCGAAATGAAGTCGGCCTTAGTTTTGCAGGCAGAAGAGGCGATGCAATTGACGCGGGATAAATTATCGATCGATTGGCATGTTCAGGAGCGGCCCAAGGGAGTTGGTGGATCGGTACATGCAATGCTTGAAGGGGTGCTGACTGCGGCCCCGGCCAAAGATGTGGAACGGCAGTTGGCAATCTTGACGCTCGCAGGGTTAGATCCCGTTATTGTTGATGTCCGGGCTATGGCGGTCGCAAATCTCTTTCTGTTATTGGATAATCAAGTCGGTGAGGCTTCGGTGTGTCTGGTAAATATGTCGCCCCATTCAGCTGACGTCATTGTGATGCGGAAATTAGGCGGTGTTTACCCCTATACCGTGTTTTGCCGGGCAACAACGTGGGAGCAGGCGCCAGGTTTTCTCAGCGAAAATATCCGGGATGTGTTGAAATACAGCGAGTATAAACTGGATTGGGACAGCGTGAAACGTGTGTTGTTAACCGGCGAGGTACCGGAGTCGAAGGTGTTCATCGATCATTTAAAGGATGATTTGAAGTTGCCGGTTGAGGTTTGGAATCCGCTGACCGTGATGACGGCCAAAGATCAGCGCGCGAAGGATAAGTTGGCCGAATCCTCAGTCAGCAATTCGTTGCTGGTGCCGGCCCTTGGATTGGCATTAAGGGGGGGCGTGATATGACAACGTATCGGTTTAACATGGCCCGCGAGCAGGTTTTGACGCTTGAGAAAAGACGGCTGTGGTTTCGCTGGGTGCTCTCCTATCTGGCGGTGGCGGTAGTGGCAATTGCCGCCGTGGCTTATTATTTGACTGTGTCCGTTGTGGATTTATCGGCGCGGAATACAGCGATGGATAAGGCGGAACGGCGTTTTTTACGACAGCACCCCAATGTTCGGGGTGTGGATGAGTGTTTGAGTAAGGTGACGGCGGAGTTGGCAGGACTGGCGGGTGCCTTGGACGCAGTGGCTAAGTTCAGGGCAACGGGAAAGAAACCGGCAGCCATTGTGTTAGGCCTCGCGGAGTCATTGCCGCAGGGAATGGATTTGGGGAAACTGACTTTGGATGGGGGCGATGCAGAGGGGACCGTCAAGGTCGAGGTATATGTTCCGTCCGCCATGAGTAAGGATGGAGGTTTGACTTTGCCAAATGTTATCGCACGCTGGGAAAGTTCGGCCTTGCTCACAAATCAGGTTCGACAGTTTACCTCAGAGAACAGTACGCGTGTGAACTTTGAGGGGCGTGATTTCTTGAGTTGGCGGTTTACAGGGGTTTTGGAGGGGATCACTCAATGAATCGTCCAACCGTCAAAACAGGGCAATGGGAGTTGGTAGTCTGTATTGCCCTGCCGTTAGTTGTCATTGCTGCCATGCTCCTTTTCGGTTTTATCTATGATCGAAAGCAGGAGCGGAATTTAATGCAACGAGCCAGTTTGTTGAACATGATTCCTGTTTTGGAGCAGAAGGCGGGCGCAGCTCATAAAGTTTTAAAGCCGTTTGTTATTCAAGGTGTGGCAAAGGATATGGCGGCAGATCTGTCCTTGAGTGTAAGTG encodes:
- the pilM gene encoding pilus assembly protein PilM, coding for MISWSISDIAGIHLGDSHITAARLVKKGKNLPVITHVGWAPYDASASEKDIAGVLKSFWRSIRMPTKMVCSSLRSSSMVMRYFKMPEMSLPEMKSALVLQAEEAMQLTRDKLSIDWHVQERPKGVGGSVHAMLEGVLTAAPAKDVERQLAILTLAGLDPVIVDVRAMAVANLFLLLDNQVGEASVCLVNMSPHSADVIVMRKLGGVYPYTVFCRATTWEQAPGFLSENIRDVLKYSEYKLDWDSVKRVLLTGEVPESKVFIDHLKDDLKLPVEVWNPLTVMTAKDQRAKDKLAESSVSNSLLVPALGLALRGGVI
- a CDS encoding type II secretion system protein, with protein sequence MNMKSKSGFTLVELMVVAIIVAILAAVAVPLMTWNKKKAYATEAQTGLGSIRTAMQVYKSEYGHFPTALAGTHPYAIASFTIKTNDLAGKYYLDDDYTVESAAATYTATATGSTGEVNALTITLNQDGVWGGTLLQ